A single Providencia manganoxydans DNA region contains:
- the tamA gene encoding autotransporter assembly complex protein TamA: MSKYPIICFLCLTAAVPVAYGANLRLNIEGLEGQTNQNVRVQLSNISQDEVAPNGRFRARVTKAIEEGLRPLGYYEPKIEFSYQENKPPARSILTAKVTLGEPVTVQGVKVILEGGAKTDPNYAKMIKNNTPKIGTIQNDGEYESFKGKFSSLAIREGYFDAVMEKSQLGISLDHHASYWDFDFNSGERYRFGAISYEGSQIRSDYLNNLAPFKEGEYYTSEQLAEFNRRLAETGWFTSSIVTPNIAKARENHTDILPMEGVMVPRAKNFVELGGGYATDVGPRVKATWNRPWVNSRGQSITSNISLSQPEQIIDASYKIPLKANPLEQYYAVQGGYKRTDLNDTESDTTTLNVSRNWDYSSGWQYGVNMRWMLSHFTQADVTNTTMLLYPGANVSRIRQRGGVMPSWGDSQRYSIDYSNEIWGSDIDFLVLQTKQVWIRSPWEGHRFVVRGNLGWIETNNFDKVPPDLRFFAGGDGSVRGYGYQKISPEDSKGKLTGASKLVVGSIEYDYNFTGNWWGAAFIDSGEAVNDIKKSDFKTGAGIGVRWVSPVGPIKFDLATPIGDPDNNKIQFYIGLGTEL, from the coding sequence GTGTCAAAATACCCTATCATCTGTTTTCTCTGCTTAACGGCGGCTGTGCCTGTAGCGTATGGTGCAAATCTTCGCCTTAATATTGAAGGACTTGAAGGGCAAACAAATCAGAACGTCCGCGTTCAACTTTCCAATATTTCTCAAGATGAAGTGGCTCCTAATGGTCGTTTTCGCGCTCGAGTCACTAAAGCGATCGAAGAAGGGCTAAGACCACTTGGCTATTATGAGCCTAAGATTGAGTTTAGTTATCAAGAAAACAAGCCTCCCGCACGTTCAATATTAACGGCAAAAGTCACGTTAGGTGAACCGGTCACGGTGCAAGGCGTGAAGGTGATATTAGAAGGGGGCGCAAAAACTGACCCCAACTATGCCAAAATGATAAAAAATAATACCCCTAAAATAGGGACTATTCAAAATGATGGCGAATATGAAAGTTTTAAAGGGAAATTTAGCAGTTTAGCTATCCGTGAAGGCTACTTTGATGCCGTTATGGAAAAAAGCCAACTGGGTATTTCATTAGATCATCATGCATCTTATTGGGATTTCGATTTTAATAGTGGTGAACGTTATCGTTTCGGTGCTATTTCCTATGAAGGTTCACAAATTCGCTCTGATTACCTCAACAACTTAGCGCCTTTCAAAGAAGGTGAATACTATACTTCAGAGCAGCTTGCTGAGTTTAACCGTAGACTTGCAGAAACAGGTTGGTTTACCTCCTCAATTGTGACGCCAAATATTGCCAAAGCGCGTGAGAACCATACAGACATCTTACCGATGGAAGGCGTGATGGTTCCTCGGGCAAAAAACTTTGTTGAGTTAGGCGGCGGCTATGCGACAGATGTTGGTCCTCGAGTAAAAGCGACGTGGAATCGGCCATGGGTAAACTCGCGTGGGCAAAGTATTACGTCCAATATTAGTTTATCTCAGCCAGAGCAAATCATTGACGCGAGCTACAAAATCCCCCTAAAAGCGAATCCACTTGAGCAATATTATGCGGTCCAAGGGGGTTATAAGCGCACTGATTTAAACGATACAGAATCAGATACAACGACTTTGAATGTGTCACGTAACTGGGATTATTCAAGTGGTTGGCAGTATGGCGTTAATATGCGTTGGATGCTGAGCCACTTTACGCAGGCCGATGTAACGAATACCACCATGTTACTTTACCCTGGAGCAAATGTAAGTCGAATTCGTCAGCGCGGTGGGGTCATGCCGAGTTGGGGAGATAGCCAACGTTATTCAATCGATTACTCTAATGAAATCTGGGGTTCTGATATCGATTTTCTTGTCTTGCAAACGAAACAAGTGTGGATCCGTTCACCTTGGGAAGGACACCGCTTTGTTGTCAGAGGCAATTTAGGTTGGATAGAAACCAATAACTTTGACAAAGTGCCACCTGATTTACGTTTCTTCGCGGGGGGGGATGGCAGTGTGCGTGGTTATGGCTACCAAAAAATTTCACCAGAAGATAGCAAGGGCAAGCTGACAGGGGCATCAAAACTGGTGGTAGGCTCTATCGAATATGATTACAACTTCACGGGCAATTGGTGGGGAGCAGCCTTCATTGATAGCGGTGAAGCGGTTAATGACATTAAGAAAAGTGATTTTAAAACGGGGGCGGGGATTGGTGTCCGTTGGGTTTCACCAGTAGGGCCAATTAAGTTTGATTTGGCAACCCCGATAGGTGACCCTGATAATAATAAGATTCAATTCTATATCGGCTTGGGGACTGAACTATGA
- the msrA gene encoding peptide-methionine (S)-S-oxide reductase MsrA yields MSSNKLHPVSISQALPGRQCAIPHSPYHAVNHHSIDNIPNNTETAYFAMGCFWGVERLFWQQPGVYSTSVGYSGGITPNPTYEEVCTGLTGHTEIVRVVFDPQVISYADLLTLFWENHDPAQGMRQGGDIGTQYRSAIYTISESQQQQAQATLNAYQQAMKAQQDSRTITTEIAPLDAFYFAEDYHQQYLHKNPAGYCGLGGIGICLPPNINLYSK; encoded by the coding sequence ATGTCTTCCAATAAATTACACCCAGTGAGTATTTCACAAGCATTACCCGGTCGACAATGTGCGATCCCTCATTCACCATATCATGCAGTTAACCATCATTCGATTGATAATATTCCGAACAATACTGAAACGGCTTATTTTGCTATGGGCTGCTTTTGGGGTGTAGAGCGACTATTTTGGCAACAACCGGGGGTATATTCAACATCTGTCGGCTACAGCGGGGGGATCACCCCAAACCCAACTTACGAAGAGGTTTGCACTGGCCTAACTGGCCATACAGAAATTGTCCGTGTTGTCTTTGATCCACAAGTCATTAGCTACGCTGATTTATTAACCCTATTTTGGGAGAATCATGATCCTGCCCAAGGCATGCGTCAAGGTGGCGATATTGGAACCCAATATCGTTCAGCAATCTACACAATTTCTGAATCACAGCAACAGCAAGCACAAGCCACACTGAATGCCTATCAACAAGCAATGAAGGCACAGCAAGACTCACGAACCATCACCACTGAAATTGCACCATTAGATGCGTTTTATTTTGCAGAAGACTATCATCAACAATACTTACACAAAAATCCAGCGGGCTACTGTGGATTAGGGGGGATTGGGATTTGCTTGCCGCCAAACATAAACTTATACTCTAAATAA
- a CDS encoding hemolysin family protein — protein MLNSLLIVLLLCAISAFFSLSEISLAASRRIKLKLMADEGNINAARVLKLQEMPGKFFTVVQIGLNAVAILAGIVGESAFSPALQDIFINFLSPVWAQQVASILSFTIVTSLFILVADLTPKRIGMVKPEAIAVHIVNPMRFCLAVLSPFVWFFNGLANLIFKIFKLPTARNEDITSDDIFAVVEAGAVAGVLRKQEHELIENVFELESRTVPSAMTPRESIIYFDKQESEDSIKHKISTEPHSKFLVCNGDIDHVIGYVDSKVLLNRVLNGQSLNLKDGVHIQPALMIPDTLSLSDTLEAFKANGVDFAVILNEYAMVMGVITINDVMITLMGDLLGPGQEEQIVTRDENSWLVEGGTPIEDVQRILDIDDFPDFSNYETIAGFMMYRLRKMPKRTDYVKYAGYKFEVVDIDNYKIDQLLVTRLTTPPAPVVVQAGKNNTETANAEQPTKNIKD, from the coding sequence ATGCTTAATAGTTTACTGATCGTTCTTTTATTATGTGCAATTAGCGCATTTTTTTCGTTGTCAGAAATTTCACTGGCAGCCTCCCGCCGCATTAAATTGAAACTGATGGCCGATGAAGGCAATATCAATGCAGCTCGCGTTCTCAAATTACAAGAAATGCCGGGTAAATTCTTTACTGTGGTACAAATCGGCCTAAATGCTGTCGCCATTTTAGCAGGTATTGTTGGTGAATCCGCCTTTTCTCCCGCACTACAGGATATTTTTATTAACTTCCTATCACCTGTTTGGGCACAACAGGTCGCCTCTATTCTGTCATTCACCATTGTCACTAGCCTATTCATTTTAGTCGCTGACTTAACGCCTAAACGTATTGGCATGGTAAAACCAGAAGCGATCGCGGTCCACATTGTCAATCCAATGCGCTTTTGCCTCGCAGTACTTAGTCCATTTGTATGGTTTTTTAATGGCCTTGCTAACCTTATCTTCAAAATTTTCAAATTGCCTACAGCACGTAATGAAGATATCACGTCTGATGATATTTTTGCGGTCGTTGAAGCAGGTGCAGTGGCAGGTGTATTACGTAAACAAGAACATGAGCTGATTGAAAACGTATTTGAATTAGAATCTCGTACAGTTCCTTCAGCAATGACGCCACGTGAAAGTATTATTTACTTTGATAAGCAAGAATCTGAAGACAGCATCAAACATAAAATATCAACAGAGCCTCATTCGAAGTTTTTGGTATGTAACGGTGACATTGACCATGTGATTGGCTATGTTGACTCAAAAGTACTGCTGAATCGCGTACTAAATGGACAAAGCCTGAATTTAAAAGATGGTGTACATATTCAGCCTGCATTAATGATCCCTGATACGCTATCGCTTTCTGATACTCTAGAGGCATTTAAAGCCAATGGTGTTGATTTTGCGGTTATTCTTAATGAATATGCCATGGTCATGGGAGTGATCACGATTAATGACGTTATGATCACATTAATGGGTGACTTACTCGGCCCCGGACAAGAAGAACAAATTGTCACACGTGACGAGAACTCATGGTTAGTCGAAGGTGGCACACCAATTGAGGATGTACAGCGTATTCTTGATATTGATGATTTCCCTGATTTCAGCAACTACGAAACCATCGCAGGGTTTATGATGTACCGCCTGAGAAAAATGCCAAAACGTACGGACTATGTGAAGTATGCAGGTTATAAATTCGAAGTGGTCGATATTGATAACTATAAGATTGACCAGCTGCTTGTGACTCGTCTAACGACACCACCAGCACCCGTTGTCGTACAAGCAGGTAAAAACAACACCGAAACGGCTAACGCAGAACAACCAACAAAAAATATCAAAGATTAA
- a CDS encoding DUF1107 domain-containing protein gives MKIFNRYNPSKIALYVKTLFRGRLYIKDFGAFEFNYGKILPPKVGDKRHYNVMSEVNKQILVLQTELG, from the coding sequence ATGAAAATATTTAACCGTTATAACCCATCCAAAATTGCACTCTACGTTAAAACGCTATTCCGTGGTCGCCTATATATTAAGGATTTTGGCGCTTTTGAATTTAACTATGGCAAGATTTTACCACCTAAGGTGGGTGATAAACGCCATTACAATGTGATGAGTGAGGTGAACAAACAAATTCTTGTTTTGCAAACTGAGTTGGGGTGA
- a CDS encoding YtfJ family protein translates to MIKKNFLFACLLALSSTAFASQIQLNQPVPAVTVTDKGEMLLNQEGKFSYQEWKSQQLPGKVRTIQHIAGRSSAKELNAPLIEAIKKASFPHDSYQTTSIINADDAIFGTGVFVSNSVEDSKKEFPYSQFIVDSDGVVKQAWSLAPESSAIIILNKQGNVLYFKDGALTAPEINKVIELIKTELTN, encoded by the coding sequence ATGATTAAAAAGAATTTTTTATTTGCTTGCTTACTGGCTTTATCATCAACCGCTTTTGCAAGCCAAATCCAGCTCAATCAACCCGTTCCAGCCGTTACTGTGACAGACAAAGGTGAAATGCTCTTAAACCAAGAAGGGAAATTTTCATACCAAGAGTGGAAAAGCCAACAGTTACCGGGAAAAGTTCGGACAATTCAGCATATTGCAGGCCGCTCCTCCGCGAAAGAGCTCAATGCACCATTAATTGAAGCGATCAAAAAAGCCAGCTTCCCACATGATAGTTATCAAACGACCTCAATTATTAATGCCGATGATGCTATTTTTGGTACAGGCGTGTTTGTTAGCAATAGTGTTGAGGACAGCAAAAAAGAATTTCCTTACTCACAATTTATTGTCGATAGCGACGGTGTTGTGAAGCAAGCTTGGAGCCTCGCCCCTGAAAGCTCAGCGATTATCATATTGAACAAACAAGGCAATGTACTTTATTTTAAAGATGGCGCACTCACAGCCCCTGAAATCAATAAAGTGATTGAACTGATTAAAACTGAATTAACTAATTAG
- a CDS encoding Hcp family type VI secretion system effector yields the protein MANIIYLTLKGNKQGLISKGCSTIDSIGNKYQNGHEDEILIHELSSNLSMDQNVSFQPIDIRKPIDKSSPLLSQSLVSNEILTCDFAFYRTSMSGGLELYYKIKLTGASIVSLNCFYPNSVSHNQAQPEESVSIKFQSVTWEHVIAGTSSYSIWDERVF from the coding sequence ATGGCGAATATTATCTATCTTACGTTAAAAGGAAACAAGCAAGGACTAATCTCAAAGGGGTGCTCAACAATAGATTCAATTGGAAATAAATATCAAAATGGACATGAAGATGAGATCCTCATTCATGAACTATCTTCTAACTTATCAATGGATCAAAATGTGAGTTTTCAACCCATCGATATTAGAAAACCAATAGATAAATCGTCCCCACTACTCTCGCAATCTTTAGTATCTAACGAAATATTAACTTGTGACTTTGCTTTCTATAGAACATCAATGAGTGGTGGGCTAGAATTATATTACAAAATAAAATTAACAGGGGCATCAATTGTTAGTTTAAATTGCTTTTACCCTAATTCAGTTAGTCATAACCAAGCTCAACCAGAAGAATCTGTATCGATTAAGTTTCAGTCGGTCACATGGGAACATGTGATTGCAGGAACCAGTTCGTACAGCATATGGGATGAAAGGGTTTTCTAA